The Oncorhynchus masou masou isolate Uvic2021 unplaced genomic scaffold, UVic_Omas_1.1 unplaced_scaffold_1069, whole genome shotgun sequence genome includes the window GCTTGTACATGTTCAATTGTTCTGTCttctgtgtggttcagttggtacaGAGCCTGAGGTTTACAACCTGCTGGGGTATCATACACTAAAATGCATGAATAAACAACATCACAGTTGATACCCCACCACTGTTTTTGGTAAACAGCTCAGGGTCTAGTAACCTGAAACAGGCTCTGTGCACCTGGTGACTTGCCCATTTGTTCCTCAAGAAACGTAACCACTCTCTATAACAATTACGCtgcagaaatgtaaccactctcaaattcatagacagagctatgtatGACTTCTACTGtttgtaattcatagacagagctacagtatgtaagactgctactgtatgtaattcatagacagagctacagtatgtatgacttgTACTGtttgtaattcatagacagagctacagtatgtatgacttcTACTGtttgtaattcatagacagagctacagtatgtaagACTGCTACtctatgtaattcatagacagagctacagtatgtatgacttgTACTGtttgtaattcatagacagagctacagtatgtatgacttgTACTGtttgtaattcatagacagagctacagtatgtatgacttgTACTGtttgtaattcatagacagagctacagtatgtaagACTGCTACTGTATGCAAttcatagctacagtatatatgcctggtactgtatgtaattcatagctacagtatgtatgattggtactgtatgtaattcatagctacagtatatatgtctggtactgtatgtaattcatagctacagtatgtaagactggtactgtatgtaattcatagctacagtatatatgtctggtactgtatgtaattcatagctacagtatgtatgtctggtactgtatgtaattcatagctacagtatgtatgcctggtactgtatgtaattcatagctacagtatgtatgtctggtactgtatgtaattcatagctacagtatgtatgcctggtactgtatgtaattcatagctacagtatgtatgtctggtactgtatgtaattcatagctacagtatgtatgtctggtactgtatataattcatagctacagtatgtatgtctggtactgtatgtaattcatagctacagtatgtatgtctggtactgtatgtaattcatagctacagtatgtatgtctggtactgtatgtaattcatagctacagtatgtatgtctggtactgtatgcaattcatagctacagtatgtaagtctggtactgtatgtaattcatagctacagtatgtaagtctggtactgtatgtaattcatagctacagtatgcatgtctggtactgtatgtaattcatagctacagtatgtatgtctggtactgtatgtaattcatagctacagtatgtatgtctggtactgtatgttattcatagctacagtatgtatgtctggtactgtatgtaattcatagctacagtatgtatgtctggtactgtatgtaattcatagctacagtatgtatgtctggtactgtatgtaattcttagctacagtatgtatgtctggtactgtatgtaatgcatagctacagtatgtaagtctggtactgtatgtaattcatagctacagtatgtaagtctggtactgtatgtaattcatagctacagtatgcatgtctggtactgtatgtaattcgtagctacagtatgtatgactggtactgtatgtaattcatagctacagtatgtatgtctggtactgtatgttattcatagctacagtatgtatgtctggtactgtttgtaattcatagctacagtatgtatgtctggtactgtatgtaattcatagctacagtatgtatgtctggtactgtatgtaattcatagctacagtatgtatgtctggtactgtatgttattcatagctacagtatgtatgtctggtactgtatgtaattcatagctacagtatgtatgcaaGGACGgaccatccatgagatcaaaatgatagttttaccCATCTGAGGTTACACATGGTTTGTTATCAATTCCATGGTAGAACAAGCTGATATTTTGGTTCCTGATGGGGCTACATagttaaactaagctcatgaggcatttaaaaGTTACATTCATAAAGAATGAATAGGTAAATATTATACATTTCAAAGTCCCAAAAATGTAAGCAGCAATCGCAGATAGCCTCTTTAAGTCATGCTTTAGCTATATTGTGTAATTTTGGTATTTTCTTCATAAAGTTGCTTCCTGTTTATCAGAATTGAGATGACAGCACTCCTGAGCAAACGGTCGCTGCCAGCCCCAAATCGTGGGGGGGGTTGATGTTTGTTCTGTTTGTAATCATAatgtaggatggtgtgtgtgtgtctgtttctctgcagaTAGAAGACTAAGACTCTACAGGCTGGCTGCTGGGTGTTTAGGAGTGCTGTGTGTTCTACAAGTCACTCTCAACATCTCCCTGAGACTGGCTTTCTGTGAGTGAGGCCCAAATGACACCTTATTAGCACTCTACTTTTgacagtgcactatgtagggaacagggtgccatttgggactgcgTACTGAAACCTATTTCAGTCAAAGTCAAGCACTGCCAATAATGTgacaacaaaaacaaaagaacTGCATCAGCTCTACTTGAGGACACAAACCATGTCTACAGGGCATTCTGGAAGTTTAGAAGTATAGAAGGACAGTGCATTCTGGAGGTATTCAGACAActacactttttccacattttgttacgttacagcatttcTCTAAAATTGATGAGGAGAAGAAAATATTGAATCAATCTACACAttataccgcataatgacaaagggaacaCAGGCTAATATTTTTTTTCCaaatctatatactgtatatatatatatatatatatataaaaacatatataccttatttacatcacTATTCAgatctttgctatgagactccaaattgagctcaggtggaacctgtttccattgatcatcattgagatgtttctacaacttgattggagtccacttgtggtaaatgcaattgattggacatgatttggaaaggcacacacctgtcaatataaggtcccactcTCACGCGGGACCGAGTGTGTGAGGtaagaatcaggcgcagagagcagagagttccAAGGGAAGAAGTGCACTTTCATTTGGCACCAAAATGCAATGCCCTAAACACAGGGCGCgaaaaacactgaccaacccaaagcACAGGGTATACGGTCCGGAGCACTAACACCCAACGACACCACACATAACACAAAAATAATcctgcacaaaacaagggcgggtagACTAGGCTTAGATAAGGAAGCACATCAGGAAAACACAATTAGACACAGGTGCAACTattaagacaaaacaaacagaaaaaggaaaaagggatcggtgatgacgaccgccgagcaccgcccgaacaggcaggggagccaacttcggcgggagTCATGACACCCACAgtagacagtgcatgtcagagcaaaaaccaagccacggggtcaaaggaattgtccatagagctctgagacaggattgtgtagaggcacagatctgcgcAAGGGTACAAggacatttctgcagcattgaaggtccccaagaacacagtggcctccatcattcctaaatggaaggagtttggaaacaccaagactcttcctcgagctggacgcctggccaaactgagcaatcaggggagaagggccttggtcagagaggtgaccaagaaccgatggtcactctgacagagctccagatttcctctgtggagatgggagaaccttccagaaggacaaccatctcggcagcactcaccaatcaggcctttatggtggaatGGCGAGACgaaagcaactcctcagtaaaaggcacatgacagacaacgcaggaatggcttcgggacaagtctccgaatgtccttcagtggcccagccaaagcccggacttgaacccgatctaacacctcttgagagacttgaaaatagctgtgcagtgatgctccccatccaacctgacagagtttgagaggatctacagagaaaaaATGggagaactccccaaatacaggtgtgccaagctcgtaGCATCATACTCAAGAAGTCTcaacgctgccaaaggtgcttcatcaaagtaaccagtaaacggtctgaatacttatgtaaatgtgatatttctgtttttaatttttaataaagtttccaaaacttctaaaaactgtttttgctttgttattatggggtattgtgtgtaggttgatgagggaagaaaataatttaatacattttaggataaggctgtaagaaagtcaaagtgtctgaatactttccgaatgcacagtataAGCCTGGGATATCAACCATTCAAAGTTGGCCTTAGTGGGAGTGACCATAGAATTCTATGTAAGTGACCTTACTGAGTAAAATATTTGCCATTAGGCCATGTCCTTTGCCAGCAAATACTTTCCCCCTGGTCGtcactagttaacacagccacaaagtcaaaatcaTGGCTAAGCCCtaatttctcttcttaaaatgtACTTTTAAACCAAACCCTAACTAATGAAGGCCAAGTGTGATGCGTTGATCTACCCAACCTTCCGAGCATTTGggcggaagtgtctgggaacgagaTTAGGTGTAATCGAAAATAACTTAACTTTAGAGCGTGTTTCATACTTCAGCACAGCATGTCACTATTTATAAAGCACGTGTTTATATCATATTTAAAATAGTGCGGTTATGTCATATTTGACATGGGTGATATTGTCACACAGTTATGACACGTTTATGAACCCTTTTTAAAGAATGACATACATTTATAGATGCTATATAACACATGACACAAATATTAGAATGACGCAAATATTAATTTtaacaaagtctgctgcctcagtttgtatgacgGCAATTtgaatatactccagaatgttatgaagagagatcagatgaattgcaattatttgaaaaatccctctttgccatgtaaatgaactgaatcccccgcaaacatttccactgcatttcatccctgccacaaaaggaccagctgacatcatgtcaacATGTCagtctgtcatgctgattgagttcaaataacagactggacgcttcaaaaggagggtggtgcttggaatcattgttcttcctctgccaactatggttacctgcaaggaaacatgtgccgtcgtcattgctttgcacaaaaaagggcttcacaggcaaggatattgctgccagtaagattgcacctaaatcaaccatttatcgaaTCACCAATAACTTCAAGAAGAGCGGTTcaactgttgtgaagaaggcttcaggacACCCAATTAAGTCCAGCAAGCGCTGGGACCGTCTCCTAaatttgattcagctgcgggatcagggcatcaccagtacagagcttgctcaagaATAGCAGCAGAActattttcacttaggggtgtactaacttttgttgccagcggtttagacattaatggctgtttgttgagttattttgaggggacaacAAATTTACACTGTTgcacaagctgtacactcacaactttacattgtagcaaagtgtaatttctttagtgttgtcacatgaaaagatatactcaaatatttacaaaaatgtgaggggtgtactcacttttgtgatatactggaAATGTATCAATGCTTTCCAGATAACAGAGGCAATGTGACTGTAGAGAAAGACctgctacagaccagttacaacaccctgactaaagagagagaccagctacagaaggAAAGAGATGATGTCATTACAAAGTTCTCAAATCTGAGTGAGTTTACCTGATAAATGATCataacatcacatacagtatctaatatGCAGTGTTCGTATTCTACGATAATAGGTGCAGAATAACAAGATGGAAATATATGTTTTTGTGTTGTAGAACAAACCTGTCCTGAAGGCTGGCAGATTAAGTTGGAATCCAGTTGGTACTTCCTGTCTACTGAGACTAAAACCTGGAAGGAGAGCAGACAGGACTGTCTGAAGAGAGGAGCAGACCTGGTGATCATAAACAGTGTGTTGGaacaggtgagtgagtgagtgagtgagtgagtgagtgagtgagtgagtgagtgagtgagtgagtgagttagtgaaTCAAACATGCCTTGGTCAGTAATGTATCGTTCAGTATGTAACACATGTTGTCTAAAGTAGTTGACAATATCAGTATCTTTCTCAACAACAGGAGTTTCTCTTCAGCTTCAATAAGAGAGCCTGGAttggtctgactgactctgttactGAGGGGGGCCTGGAAATGGGTGGACGGCACcccactgaccaccccaaggtaagagacacctgctctataataacactgaccacccaaAGGTGACAGACTCCTGCTCTAATatcactgaccaccccaaggtaagagactactgctctaataacactgtacacaccaaggtaagagactaacgctctataataacactgaccaccccaaggtaagagactactgctctaataacactgaccacccaaAGGTGACAGACTCCTGCTCTAATatcactgaccaccccaaggtaagagactaatgctctataataacactcacCTCAGTGTAAGGAGTAGGACTGATTCTCTGGGTTGTTCATAATCCAATGACTACAAGGTGAGATTTGACCATCCAGGTGTGATAGAGACCTTTAACAAATTACATGTTGCTTCAAATCATGTTCAAAGATGTCATTCCACAAGCACTAAAGATATATCTTAAAATTTcatttaaaaatacaaataaaatgttgGATCTTAGTCCAAAAAAGTATGTGCTCCATTTAAAGCTGAAAAAACATCTCTGTTTTTACATTgatccctttaaaaaaaaaatacactgactagactctatccacacactcactagactctacccacacactcactagactctacccacacactcactagactctacccacacactcactagactctatccacacactcactagactctacccacacactcactagactctaccaacacactcactagactctacccacacacacactagactctaccaacacactcactagactctacccacacactcactagactctacccacacactcactagactctacccacacactcactagactctaccaacacactcactagactctacccacacactcactagactctacccacacactcactagactctacccacacactcactagactctacccacacactcactagactctacccacacactcactagtctctatccacacactcactagactctaccccacactcactagactctacccacacactcactagactctacctacacactcactagactctacccacacactcactagactctacccacacactcactagactctacccacacattcactAGACTCACacaacacacgtacacacaacaCACGTATATTGACGcaacaattca containing:
- the LOC135528991 gene encoding C-type lectin domain family 12 member B-like isoform X2; the encoded protein is MADYINKQVIVLKEVNEENRNGATRSVKTETHLSDNRGNVTVEKDLLQTSYNTLTKERDQLQKERDDVITKFSNLKQTCPEGWQIKLESSWYFLSTETKTWKESRQDCLKRGADLVIINSVLEQEFLFSFNKRAWIGLTDSVTEGGLEMGGRHPTDHPKLLVLTAT
- the LOC135528991 gene encoding C-type lectin domain family 12 member B-like isoform X1, with product MADYINKQVIVLKEVNEENRNGATRSVKTETHLSDRRLRLYRLAAGCLGVLCVLQVTLNISLRLAFYNRGNVTVEKDLLQTSYNTLTKERDQLQKERDDVITKFSNLKQTCPEGWQIKLESSWYFLSTETKTWKESRQDCLKRGADLVIINSVLEQEFLFSFNKRAWIGLTDSVTEGGLEMGGRHPTDHPKLLVLTAT